A single region of the Bacillus cereus genome encodes:
- the hemA gene encoding glutamyl-tRNA reductase encodes MHILVVSVNYRTAPVEFREKLTFQAAELEQAMTTLQNQKSVLENVIVSTCNRTEIYAVVDQLHTGRYYIKKFLADWFQLEIDEVAPYLTIFEQDGAIDHLFRVTCGLDSMVVGETQILGQIKDSFLEAQQVKTTGTIFNELFKQVVTLAKRAHSETTIGESAMSVSYAAVELGRKIFGELTDCHVLILGAGKMGELALQNLYGSGARKVTVMNRTLSKAEVMAEKYMGHAKPLSELQCALLEADILISSTGASEYVITKEMMTKVEKMRSGRPLFMVDIAVPRDIDPAIDELEGSFLYDIDDLQGVVEANRAERLKEAEKIQFMIEEEMVLFKTWLSTLGVVPLISALRDKALAIQSDTMESLERKIPNLSDREKKVISKHTKSIINQLLKDPILVAKELAAEEGASEKLALFAKIFDLEVEEAGNTEEVEHKRAWTPSVPSL; translated from the coding sequence GTGCATATTCTTGTTGTTAGTGTAAATTATCGAACAGCCCCTGTAGAATTTCGTGAGAAACTCACATTTCAGGCAGCAGAGCTAGAGCAAGCAATGACTACATTACAAAATCAAAAGAGCGTGCTAGAAAATGTCATTGTATCAACTTGTAATCGCACTGAGATTTACGCTGTCGTCGATCAATTACACACGGGACGGTATTATATTAAGAAGTTTTTAGCTGATTGGTTTCAGCTTGAAATAGACGAAGTCGCACCATACTTAACTATTTTTGAACAAGATGGTGCAATAGATCATTTATTCCGCGTAACGTGCGGTTTAGATTCTATGGTAGTTGGAGAAACACAGATTTTAGGCCAAATAAAAGATAGCTTTTTAGAAGCGCAGCAAGTAAAAACGACAGGCACAATTTTTAATGAGTTGTTTAAGCAAGTGGTTACGTTAGCGAAACGTGCGCACTCAGAGACAACGATTGGTGAAAGTGCGATGTCTGTTAGTTATGCTGCTGTTGAACTTGGAAGGAAAATATTTGGTGAGTTAACAGATTGTCATGTACTTATTCTTGGTGCTGGTAAGATGGGGGAACTTGCTCTGCAAAATTTATATGGAAGCGGTGCTCGTAAAGTAACAGTTATGAATAGAACGCTTTCGAAAGCAGAAGTAATGGCTGAGAAATATATGGGACATGCAAAGCCTTTAAGTGAATTGCAATGTGCATTATTGGAAGCGGATATTTTAATTAGTTCGACGGGTGCATCAGAGTATGTCATTACGAAAGAGATGATGACGAAAGTGGAGAAAATGCGCTCTGGTCGTCCGTTATTTATGGTTGATATTGCAGTACCGCGTGATATTGATCCTGCGATTGATGAATTAGAAGGCTCTTTCTTATATGACATTGATGATCTGCAAGGTGTAGTGGAAGCAAACCGTGCCGAGCGTTTGAAGGAAGCAGAGAAAATTCAATTTATGATTGAAGAGGAAATGGTTTTATTTAAAACGTGGTTAAGTACGCTTGGTGTTGTACCGTTAATATCGGCTCTACGTGATAAGGCGCTAGCAATTCAAAGTGATACGATGGAAAGCCTTGAACGAAAAATACCAAATCTTAGTGATCGTGAGAAAAAGGTAATTAGTAAACATACGAAAAGTATTATTAATCAATTGCTAAAAGACCCAATTTTAGTAGCGAAAGAACTAGCTGCTGAAGAGGGAGCAAGTGAAAAATTAGCCTTATTTGCGAAGATTTTTGATTTAGAAGTAGAAGAAGCGGGAAATACGGAAGAAGTAGAACATAAAAGAGCGTGGACACCATCCGTTCCATCTTTATAA
- a CDS encoding organic hydroperoxide resistance protein, with protein sequence MDKLYTASVTATGGRNGKVVSDDGILNLDVKMPKALGGAGGEATNPEQLFAAGYAACFDSALQLVIRTKRVKVESTEVTAHVSIGKDTDGGFGLSAVLDVHVAGVSHSEAQELVEAAHGVCPYSKATRGNIEVTLNVR encoded by the coding sequence ATGGATAAATTATATACTGCTTCAGTAACAGCAACAGGTGGAAGAAACGGGAAAGTAGTTTCAGATGATGGCATATTAAACCTTGATGTAAAAATGCCGAAAGCACTAGGTGGTGCAGGCGGAGAGGCAACAAATCCAGAACAACTATTTGCTGCTGGTTATGCAGCTTGCTTTGATAGTGCATTACAACTTGTCATTCGTACAAAACGTGTGAAAGTGGAAAGTACAGAAGTAACTGCTCACGTTTCTATCGGAAAAGATACAGATGGTGGTTTCGGCCTATCTGCTGTACTTGATGTACATGTCGCTGGCGTTTCACATAGTGAAGCACAAGAACTTGTAGAAGCTGCTCACGGGGTGTGTCCGTACTCTAAAGCAACACGAGGGAATATTGAAGTAACATTAAACGTACGCTAA
- the ysxC gene encoding ribosome biogenesis GTP-binding protein YsxC codes for MKVTKADIVISAVKPEQYPDSDLPEIALAGRSNVGKSSFINKILNRKKLVRISSKPGKTQTLNFFLINEMMHFVDVPGYGYAKVSKTERAAWGKMIETYFTTREQLDAAVLVVDLRHQPTKDDVMMYDFLKHYEIPTIIIATKADKIPKGKWQKHLKVVKETLAVEIGDEIVLFSSETGLGKEEAWKAIHKMTKTKNA; via the coding sequence ATGAAAGTAACAAAAGCAGATATTGTAATTAGTGCTGTTAAACCAGAACAATATCCAGACAGTGATTTACCAGAAATTGCATTAGCAGGTCGTTCAAATGTCGGGAAGTCTTCCTTCATTAATAAAATTTTAAATCGTAAAAAGTTAGTACGTATTTCTTCTAAACCAGGAAAAACGCAAACACTGAACTTTTTCTTAATCAATGAAATGATGCATTTTGTTGACGTTCCAGGTTATGGATATGCGAAAGTATCTAAAACGGAGCGCGCGGCATGGGGCAAGATGATTGAAACGTACTTTACAACACGTGAGCAATTAGACGCAGCTGTATTAGTAGTTGATTTACGTCACCAGCCAACAAAAGATGACGTGATGATGTATGATTTCTTAAAGCATTATGAAATCCCAACAATTATTATTGCAACGAAAGCCGATAAAATTCCGAAAGGGAAATGGCAAAAGCATTTAAAAGTTGTAAAAGAAACGCTTGCTGTTGAAATTGGCGATGAAATCGTTCTATTCTCTTCTGAAACAGGACTTGGAAAAGAAGAGGCATGGAAAGCAATTCATAAAATGACAAAAACAAAAAACGCGTGA
- a CDS encoding MarR family winged helix-turn-helix transcriptional regulator gives MKEDSLQLDNQLCFSIYACSREVTRFYRPYLEEMGITYPQYITLLVLWEQDGLTVKEIGERLFLDSGTLTPMLKRMESLKLVKRVRSKEDERKVCIELTEQGKDLKEKTCSLPTTMATNLGITEQEYRSLLIQLNKLIETMKTINDRKGE, from the coding sequence ATGAAAGAAGATTCTTTGCAACTAGATAACCAACTTTGTTTTTCTATTTACGCTTGTTCAAGAGAAGTTACCCGTTTTTATCGGCCCTATTTAGAAGAAATGGGCATTACGTATCCCCAGTACATTACGTTACTCGTACTATGGGAGCAAGACGGACTAACAGTAAAAGAAATTGGCGAACGCCTATTTTTAGATTCCGGCACTTTAACACCCATGTTAAAACGCATGGAATCATTAAAACTTGTAAAACGTGTTCGTTCAAAAGAAGATGAGCGAAAAGTTTGTATTGAATTAACAGAACAAGGCAAGGATTTAAAAGAAAAGACTTGTTCATTACCGACAACGATGGCTACAAATTTAGGAATTACAGAGCAAGAATATCGTTCTTTATTAATTCAATTAAATAAACTAATTGAAACAATGAAAACCATTAATGATAGAAAAGGGGAATAA
- the lonB gene encoding ATP-dependent protease LonB, producing the protein MSWTNIFLLVQLVFGVIVGLYFWHLLRNQRTQKVSIDRESKKELEQLRKMREISLTEPLAEKVRPTSFLDIVGQEDGIKSLKAALCGPNPQHVIIYGPPGVGKTAAARLVLEEAKRNPKSPFRTNATFIELDATTARFDERGIADPLIGSVHDPIYQGAGAMGQAGIPQPKKGAVTDAHGGILFIDEIGELHPIQMNKMLKVLEDRKVFLESAYYSEENSMIPTYIHDIFQKGLPADFRLVGATTRSPEEIPPAIRSRCLEVFFRELETEEIQKVAKNAADKVEMQIGENGIEMIGMYARNGREAINLVQISAGMAINEERSFIKDEDIEWVVHSSQLTPKYEKHIYPIPRIGLVNGLAVYGPNTGALLEIEVTAIPAKDKGSVNVTGIVEEESIGSQTKSIRRKSMAKGSVDNVLTVLRSLDVLPEGYDIHINFPGGIPIDGPSAGIAMATGVYSAVHRTYVNNEVAMTGEISIHGEVKPIGGVYAKIKAAKKAGAKKVIIPAENMQPFLYTIKGIEIIPVRKLKEVFELTFMQENMHREIDVQTALDETDAQSM; encoded by the coding sequence ATGAGCTGGACAAATATATTTTTACTTGTTCAACTTGTTTTTGGTGTAATTGTCGGATTGTACTTTTGGCATTTACTTCGAAATCAGCGAACACAAAAAGTTTCAATTGATCGAGAATCGAAAAAAGAATTGGAGCAGCTTCGTAAAATGCGTGAGATTTCTTTAACAGAGCCACTTGCGGAAAAGGTGCGTCCTACATCCTTTTTAGACATTGTAGGGCAAGAAGACGGGATTAAGTCGTTAAAAGCGGCTCTTTGTGGTCCTAATCCGCAACATGTAATCATATATGGTCCGCCAGGTGTCGGAAAGACAGCGGCAGCACGCCTTGTATTAGAAGAAGCGAAACGAAACCCGAAATCACCATTTCGTACGAATGCAACATTTATTGAACTTGATGCGACGACAGCTAGGTTTGATGAACGTGGTATTGCAGATCCTTTAATTGGTTCAGTCCATGATCCAATTTATCAAGGAGCGGGTGCAATGGGGCAAGCGGGTATCCCGCAACCGAAAAAAGGGGCTGTAACAGATGCACATGGAGGCATTTTGTTTATTGATGAGATTGGTGAGTTACATCCGATTCAAATGAACAAAATGTTAAAGGTGTTAGAAGATCGGAAAGTATTTTTGGAAAGTGCGTACTATAGTGAAGAAAATTCGATGATTCCAACGTATATACATGATATCTTTCAAAAAGGTTTACCAGCCGATTTTCGCTTAGTTGGTGCAACGACTCGTTCGCCAGAGGAAATTCCTCCTGCAATTCGGTCGCGGTGTTTAGAAGTGTTCTTCCGGGAGTTAGAAACAGAAGAAATTCAAAAAGTAGCGAAGAATGCAGCTGACAAAGTGGAAATGCAAATAGGTGAGAACGGTATTGAAATGATTGGAATGTATGCAAGAAATGGACGGGAAGCGATTAATCTCGTACAAATTTCTGCTGGTATGGCGATAAATGAAGAACGTTCTTTCATTAAAGATGAAGATATTGAGTGGGTTGTTCATTCGAGCCAACTTACACCAAAGTATGAAAAGCACATTTATCCAATTCCAAGGATTGGCCTTGTGAATGGGCTTGCTGTATATGGACCGAATACAGGCGCTTTATTAGAAATTGAGGTAACAGCTATTCCTGCGAAAGATAAAGGATCAGTAAATGTAACTGGTATTGTGGAAGAGGAAAGTATTGGGAGTCAAACGAAATCAATCCGCCGTAAAAGTATGGCGAAAGGTTCTGTTGATAACGTATTAACAGTACTCCGTTCTCTAGATGTACTTCCAGAAGGCTATGATATACATATTAACTTTCCGGGCGGTATCCCGATTGATGGTCCTTCGGCAGGGATTGCTATGGCAACGGGTGTTTATTCAGCGGTGCATCGTACATATGTGAATAATGAAGTAGCGATGACAGGTGAAATAAGTATCCACGGAGAAGTGAAGCCTATTGGTGGTGTGTACGCAAAAATAAAAGCTGCGAAAAAAGCGGGGGCTAAGAAAGTCATTATTCCGGCTGAAAACATGCAACCATTTTTGTATACAATAAAGGGAATTGAAATCATTCCTGTCCGTAAATTAAAAGAAGTATTTGAATTAACATTTATGCAGGAAAATATGCATCGTGAGATTGATGTACAGACTGCTTTGGACGAAACAGATGCACAATCAATGTAA
- the lon gene encoding endopeptidase La: protein MSSMNTNERIVPLLPLRGVLVYPTMVLHLDVGRDKSIQALEQAAMDENIIFLAMQKEMNIDDPKEDDIYSVGTVAKVKQMLKLPNGTLRVLVEGLHRAEVVEFIEEENIVQVSIKTVTEEVEDDLEEKALMRTLLEHFEQYIKVSKKVSNETFATVADVEEPGRLADLIASHLPIKTKQKQEILEIVSVKERLHTLISIIQDEQELLSLEKKIGQKVKRSMERTQKEYFLREQMKAIQTELGDKEGKGGEVEELREKIEQSGMPEETMKAALKELDRYEKLPASSAESGVIRNYMDWLLALPWTEATEDMIDLVHSEEILNKDHYGLEKVKERVLEYLAVQKLTNSLKGPILCLVGPPGVGKTSLARSIATSLNRNFVRVSLGGVRDESEIRGHRRTYVGAMPGRIIQGMKKAKTVNPVFLLDEIDKMSNDFRGDPSAALLEVLDPEQNHNFSDHYIEEPYDLSKVMFVATANTLSSIPGPLLDRMEIISIAGYTELEKVHIAREHLLPKQLKEHGLRKGNLQVRDEALLEIIRYYTREAGVRTLERQIAKVCRKAAKIIVTAERKRIVVTEKNVVDLLGKHIFRYGQAEKTDQVGMATGLAYTAAGGDTLAIEVSVAPGKGKLILTGKLGDVMKESAQAAFSYIRSRAEELQIDPNFHEKNDIHIHVPEGAVPKDGPSAGITMATALISALTGIPVSKEVGMTGEITLRGRVLPIGGLKEKTLSAHRAGLTKIILPAENEKDLDDIPESVKENLTFVLASHLDEVLEHALVGVKQ from the coding sequence ATGTCTAGTATGAATACGAACGAAAGAATTGTGCCCCTCCTACCATTAAGAGGCGTTCTCGTATATCCAACGATGGTTCTGCATCTTGATGTAGGACGTGATAAATCGATACAAGCACTAGAGCAGGCGGCAATGGATGAAAATATCATCTTTTTAGCAATGCAAAAAGAAATGAATATCGATGATCCGAAAGAAGATGACATATATAGTGTAGGTACAGTGGCGAAAGTGAAGCAGATGCTTAAATTGCCGAACGGTACGCTTCGTGTCCTTGTGGAAGGTTTACATAGAGCAGAAGTAGTAGAGTTTATCGAAGAAGAAAATATAGTGCAAGTTTCAATTAAAACGGTAACGGAAGAAGTAGAAGATGATTTAGAAGAGAAAGCTCTTATGCGTACGTTACTGGAGCATTTCGAACAATATATTAAAGTTTCGAAAAAAGTTTCAAATGAAACATTTGCAACGGTAGCTGATGTAGAAGAACCGGGAAGGCTAGCTGATTTAATTGCTTCTCACTTGCCGATTAAAACGAAGCAGAAACAAGAAATCTTAGAGATTGTATCTGTGAAGGAACGATTACATACACTTATTTCAATTATTCAAGATGAACAAGAGTTGCTTAGCCTAGAAAAGAAAATTGGACAAAAAGTGAAACGTTCAATGGAGCGCACGCAAAAAGAATATTTCTTACGTGAGCAAATGAAGGCGATTCAAACTGAACTTGGCGATAAAGAAGGTAAGGGCGGGGAAGTTGAAGAACTTCGTGAAAAAATTGAACAGTCAGGAATGCCTGAAGAAACAATGAAGGCTGCACTGAAGGAATTAGACCGTTATGAAAAGTTACCAGCAAGTTCTGCGGAGAGCGGTGTTATTCGCAATTATATGGATTGGTTATTAGCTCTTCCGTGGACAGAAGCGACAGAGGATATGATTGATCTTGTTCATTCTGAAGAGATTTTAAATAAAGATCATTACGGCCTTGAAAAAGTAAAAGAGCGAGTGCTTGAATATTTAGCTGTACAAAAATTGACTAACTCATTAAAAGGCCCTATTCTTTGTTTAGTAGGACCTCCTGGGGTCGGAAAAACTTCGTTAGCTCGTTCTATCGCAACATCATTGAATCGTAACTTTGTCCGTGTATCCCTTGGCGGTGTACGTGATGAGTCTGAAATTCGTGGTCACCGCCGTACGTATGTTGGAGCAATGCCGGGACGCATTATTCAAGGTATGAAAAAGGCGAAAACAGTTAATCCAGTCTTCTTATTAGATGAGATTGATAAAATGTCTAACGATTTCCGTGGAGATCCATCAGCAGCATTACTTGAAGTGTTAGATCCAGAACAAAACCATAACTTTAGTGATCATTACATTGAAGAACCATATGATCTATCGAAAGTTATGTTTGTAGCAACTGCTAATACACTTTCAAGTATTCCAGGTCCGTTGCTTGACCGTATGGAAATCATTTCGATTGCTGGTTATACAGAACTTGAAAAGGTACACATTGCTCGTGAACATTTACTGCCGAAACAATTAAAAGAGCATGGCTTACGAAAAGGTAATTTACAAGTACGTGATGAAGCGCTTCTTGAAATTATTCGTTATTATACACGTGAGGCTGGTGTTCGTACACTAGAGCGTCAAATTGCAAAAGTTTGTCGTAAAGCAGCAAAAATCATTGTTACAGCAGAACGCAAGCGAATTGTTGTAACGGAGAAAAATGTTGTTGATTTACTTGGCAAGCACATATTCCGTTACGGACAAGCTGAGAAGACAGACCAAGTTGGTATGGCGACTGGTTTAGCTTACACAGCAGCTGGTGGTGATACACTTGCTATTGAAGTGTCTGTAGCGCCAGGTAAAGGGAAATTAATTTTAACAGGGAAACTTGGGGATGTTATGAAAGAATCAGCACAAGCAGCGTTTAGTTATATTCGTTCTCGTGCAGAAGAGTTGCAGATCGATCCGAATTTCCATGAGAAAAATGATATTCATATTCATGTTCCAGAAGGAGCAGTTCCAAAAGATGGACCGTCAGCAGGTATTACGATGGCAACGGCACTTATTTCGGCACTAACAGGTATTCCTGTAAGTAAAGAAGTAGGTATGACAGGTGAAATTACACTTCGTGGTCGTGTATTACCAATTGGTGGTTTAAAAGAAAAAACATTAAGTGCTCACCGCGCAGGCTTAACAAAAATTATTTTGCCAGCAGAAAACGAGAAAGATTTAGATGATATTCCAGAGAGCGTAAAAGAAAACCTTACGTTTGTGCTTGCATCTCATTTAGATGAAGTATTGGAGCACGCATTAGTAGGAGTGAAACAATGA